In the genome of bacterium, the window GGACTAACAAAGATGATGAGAAGGACTACAGGCCAGGAGAAAAAGCAAAAAAAATTTATAATGTTATTTCTCCTTTAAAAGAATGCGGTTTTACAAAAAAAGATATAAGAGAATTGTCAAAAGAATTAAATTTACCAACATGGAATAAACCTCAGATGGCATGTCTTGCTTCAAGGATACCCTATGGAGAAAAAATAACAGAAGAGAAATTGAAAAGAATAAATGAAGGAGAAAAATTTTTATATTCTCTTGGATTTAAAATTGTGAGGATAAGAGATTACAATGAACTGGCAAGAATTGAGGTAGATAAAAATGAAATTGAAAAATTGATAAAATTTAAAGAAAAAATAATTGAAAAATTGAAAAAGATTGGTTACAAATACATAACAGTTGACCTTGAAGGATATAGAACAGGCAGTATGAATGAGGTTTTAAGGTGAAAGACCCATTTTTATTTTACTCAATTCATTTATTTCTTTTTCTATTTTTTCCAGCGGATATTGAAGATTATAAAGTTTATAATACAATCCCTTTTCTTTTAATAACTGAAGATGG includes:
- the larE gene encoding ATP-dependent sacrificial sulfur transferase LarE, whose amino-acid sequence is MEEKLKKLKDYLKKLKRVVIAYSGGVDSTFLLNVALNTLGKENVIAVIGISPTYPNEERKFAVNFCKENGIKYIEVETEEFKDSNFLKNPPDRCFWCKKELFGKIEEIRKNLNFKYIIDGTNKDDEKDYRPGEKAKKIYNVISPLKECGFTKKDIRELSKELNLPTWNKPQMACLASRIPYGEKITEEKLKRINEGEKFLYSLGFKIVRIRDYNELARIEVDKNEIEKLIKFKEKIIEKLKKIGYKYITVDLEGYRTGSMNEVLR